The following coding sequences lie in one Nitrospirota bacterium genomic window:
- the ubiE gene encoding bifunctional demethylmenaquinone methyltransferase/2-methoxy-6-polyprenyl-1,4-benzoquinol methylase UbiE, with translation MNRLQKNPVKIQTMFSSIAPQYDLLNKLLSFGRDRYWRRFAVGQLPVVKDGLFLDAATGTGDVALEIIKQRPQATVTGVDFSDQMIATGKKKILKTGKQDKIELRIGDITALPFEDKTFDAAIIAFGIRNIPDYKKGLMEMARVVKDGGRIVVLEFTSIQSRLFKLPFRLYLTKLLPAVGSAISGRKGAYEYLSESVIDFPPPDEFKKIMEESGLKEVRYYPLTFSIVTVHVGEK, from the coding sequence ATGAACAGGCTTCAAAAAAATCCAGTCAAAATACAAACCATGTTCTCTTCAATTGCGCCGCAGTACGACCTTCTTAATAAACTGCTGAGTTTCGGCAGGGACCGTTACTGGAGGCGGTTTGCAGTGGGACAGCTTCCCGTGGTTAAAGACGGTCTGTTTCTTGACGCAGCCACAGGCACAGGAGATGTTGCGCTGGAGATCATTAAACAGCGCCCTCAGGCAACGGTAACCGGAGTGGACTTCAGCGACCAAATGATTGCGACCGGAAAGAAAAAAATATTAAAAACAGGGAAACAGGATAAAATAGAACTCCGCATCGGAGATATAACCGCCCTGCCCTTTGAGGATAAGACATTTGATGCCGCAATAATTGCCTTCGGGATACGGAACATCCCTGATTACAAAAAAGGGCTTATGGAAATGGCAAGGGTGGTTAAAGACGGCGGCAGGATAGTTGTCCTGGAATTTACAAGCATCCAAAGCCGGTTGTTTAAATTACCGTTCCGCCTGTACCTCACAAAACTTCTGCCTGCCGTCGGCAGCGCAATCTCCGGCAGGAAAGGCGCTTATGAATATCTCTCGGAATCTGTAATTGATTTTCCCCCGCCGGACGAATTTAAAAAGATAATGGAGGAGTCGGGCTTAAAAGAGGTGCGCTATTATCCGTTGACATTCAGTATTGTGACAGTGCATGTCGGGGAAAAATAA